One genomic segment of Impatiens glandulifera chromosome 6, dImpGla2.1, whole genome shotgun sequence includes these proteins:
- the LOC124941406 gene encoding transcription factor 25 codes for MSGRLLKKFLEEKEAIRLNELKNSADSGIQDDDNISNDPPESPITSNRKINPFDLLENEDNDDDDQEEESTVSESAGDTEFKGSSKASVKSVPPTNNKAKKKKKKKNKGDTHSNNDRKEEKPVEVILAEISLMENASSRGSDTLNVKSSSSVHNGLVKKCKQSVLQIDPKFLSAENELKRIFGTKVVNSFQTGSSRQSHGSGMRGGHPLRKTILVTPSAYWQRWDGYLEMELLETRDEKHYFRYVYSSAYEQAQSIFEANKANHDVQGIANIVALQPYHLDSLITMAEYFRFSGEQQMASDLLAKCLYALECAWHPMFSPLRGNCQLKYNHKTNKPFYVTLFTHMRNMDKRGCHRSALEICKLMLSLDSDDPMGTIFCIDYFALRAEEYTWLEQFSEEYGDDNSLWLFPNFSYSLAISRFYLESQSSSVESAKATSADLMYQALMLHPLVVKKLVAKVPLKDRAWDNILKNNFFKSDRSGNPTLDHLINIYVERSYIIWRLPDLQKLLRDSALRLIDMLESGKNDAQDWACIRQEAFSSDKNMYSHLLVSDFSETIATMPPEEIQNLVHPRVMGDPQILEHVGNIPNNVPAPRDVTDRNPLAVLLESMLPWVDYGRNGDGEDPMNNHAPNAED; via the exons ATGTCGGGTCGATTACTGAAGAAATTTCTTGAAGAAAAGGAAGCTATTAGACTGAATGAACTAAAGAATTCGGCTGATTCCGGAATCCAAGACGATGATAACATATCCAATGACCCACCCGAATCCCCAATTACTTCCAATCGGAAGATTAACCCGTTCGATCTTCTTGAAAACGAAGACaatgatgacgatgatcag GAAGAAGAATCTACAGTTAGTGAATCTGCAGGGGATACAGAATTCAAAGGATCTTCTAAAGCTTCTGTGAAGTCAGTGCCACCAACCAATAACAAagcaaagaaaaagaagaagaaaaagaacaaAGGAGATACCCATTCAAATAATGATCGTAAAGAAGAAAAACCTGTTGAGGTGATTTTAGCAGAAATATCTTTAATGGAGAATGCTTCTTCTCGTGGATCTGATACTCTAAACGTGAAGTCGTCTAGTTCAGTACATAATGGCCTGGTGAAAAAATGCAAGCAGTCCGTCCTACAAATTGACCCTAAATTTCTAAGTGCAGAAAATGAGTTAAAAAGGATATTTGGAACCAAGGTGGTGAATTCATTTCAGACTGGAAGTTCTAGACAAAGTCATGGAAGTGGTATGAGAGGAGGCCATCCTTTGCGGAAAACTATTCTTGTGACTCCGTCTGCTTATTGGCAACGATGGGATGGATATCTGGAGATGGAACTTCTGGAAACAAGGGATGAAAAACACTATTTCAg GTATGTATATTCATCTGCTTATGAACAAGCTCAGAGCATCTTTGAAGCTAACAAGGCAAATCATGATGTCCAAGGGATAGCAAACATTGTAGCCCTTCAACCTTATCATTTGGATTCACTGATAACAATGGCAGAATATTTCCGGTTCTCAGGAGAACAGCAAATGGCATCAGATCTTTTAGCAAAGTGCCTATACGCACTAGAATGCGCATGGCACCCAATGTTCAGTCCTTTACGTGGAAACTGCCAATTGAAATACAATCACAAAACCAACAAGCCATTTTACGTAACCCTTTTCACTCACATGAGGAATATGGATAAACGCGGATGCCATCGATCCGCTCTCGAAATTTGCAAACTAATGCTTTCGCTAGATTCTGACGATCCGATGGGGACAATTTTCTGTATTGACTATTTCGCCCTTAGGGCGGAGGAATACACATGGCTTGAGCAGTTCTCTGAGGAGTATGGAGATGACAACTCGTTATGGCTATTTCCAAACTTTTCATATTCTCTTGCTATTTCCCGGTTTTATCTTGAAAGTCAATCTAGCTCGGTTGAGTCTGCAAAAGCAACTTCAGCTGATCTTATGTACCAAGCTTTGATGCTTCATCCTCTTGTAGTGAAAAAGTTAGTTGCTAAGGTTCCTTTGAAAGATCGAGCTTGGGATAACATATTGAAGAATAACTTCTTCAAGTCAGATCGTTCGGGTAACCCAACTCTCGAtcatttgattaatatatatgttgaacGGAGTTACATCATTTGGAGGTTACCCGACTTACAGAAACTACTGAGGGACTCGGCATTGCGATTAATTGATATGTTGGAATCGGGAAAAAATGACGCTCAAGATTGGGCTTGTATAAGGCAAGAAGCATTCTCCTCAGACAAAAACAT GTATTCTCACTTGTTGGTATCGGATTTCTCTGAAACGATTGCTACTATGCCACCTGAGGAGATTCAAAACCTCGTTCATCCGAGGGTCATGGGGGATCCTCAAATTCTCGAGCATGTTGGTAATATACCAAATAACGTACCTGCCCCTCGTGACGTTACTGATAGAAATCCACTGGCAGTGTTATTGGAGTCTATGCTACCATGGGTTGATTATGGAAGAAATGGAGATGGCGAGGATCCTATGAACAATCATGCACCAAACGCCGAAGATTAG